Proteins encoded together in one Oxalobacteraceae sp. CFBP 8761 window:
- the fdxH gene encoding formate dehydrogenase subunit beta: MSSLQSLDIAARSATTTQSPVARTHKPEVAKLIDVSSCIGCKACQVACMQWNDLRDEIGENHGTYDNPIDLTPQSWTVMKFSEVVTKSEEEGDRLEWLIRKDGCMHCDEPGCLKACPAPGAIVKYTNGIVDFISENCIGCGYCVAGCPFDVPRISKVDSKAYKCSLCADRVAVNMEPACVKICPTGAIRFGTKEDMIEYAGDRVVDLKERGYKNAGLYNPAGVGGTHVMYVLQHADKPNLYAGLPENPTISPTVALWKGIAKPLGVAAMVGAAVAGFFHYMKVGPIETHHDEPDVQPTPGPDQRDDERV, from the coding sequence ATGTCTTCATTACAATCTCTCGATATTGCGGCGCGTTCGGCAACCACCACGCAGTCGCCGGTGGCCCGTACGCACAAGCCCGAAGTGGCCAAGCTGATCGACGTGTCCAGCTGCATCGGCTGCAAGGCATGCCAGGTGGCGTGCATGCAGTGGAACGATCTGCGCGATGAAATCGGCGAAAACCACGGTACTTACGACAACCCGATCGACCTGACGCCACAGTCGTGGACCGTCATGAAGTTCTCGGAAGTCGTGACCAAGTCCGAGGAAGAGGGGGATCGTCTGGAGTGGCTGATCCGCAAGGACGGCTGCATGCACTGCGACGAGCCAGGCTGCCTGAAGGCCTGCCCGGCCCCGGGTGCGATCGTCAAGTACACGAACGGTATCGTTGATTTCATCAGCGAGAACTGCATCGGTTGCGGCTATTGCGTCGCCGGTTGCCCGTTCGACGTGCCACGCATCAGCAAGGTGGACTCGAAGGCCTACAAGTGCTCACTGTGCGCCGACCGCGTTGCAGTGAACATGGAACCGGCCTGCGTGAAGATCTGTCCAACTGGCGCCATCCGTTTTGGCACCAAAGAAGACATGATCGAGTACGCAGGTGACCGCGTGGTCGACCTGAAGGAACGTGGTTACAAGAACGCCGGTTTGTACAACCCGGCTGGTGTGGGCGGCACGCACGTGATGTACGTGCTGCAGCACGCGGACAAGCCGAATCTGTATGCCGGCCTGCCCGAGAATCCGACCATCAGCCCGACCGTGGCGCTGTGGAAGGGTATCGCGAAGCCGCTGGGTGTGGCTGCGATGGTCGGTGCCGCTGTGGCCGGCTTCTTCCACTACATGAAGGTTGGCCCGATCGAGACGCACCACGACGAACCCGATGTTCAGCCGACGCCTGGTCCCGACCAGCGCGACGACGAACGGGTATAA